A genomic stretch from Clavelina lepadiformis chromosome 5, kaClaLepa1.1, whole genome shotgun sequence includes:
- the LOC143459923 gene encoding uncharacterized protein LOC143459923 has product MDFIVKQALGGATKDLNKMMDKGSEEADPKQLEAEKEHLEAMEEQEAERKEKHRKFEESRERERQRIRNKYGLKRKDELEAEEKAKREEETEGRLTRDKKPSMELQEEEEEESMLGQAEKTFNELQQKVTNATEGCVIS; this is encoded by the exons ATGGACTTCATCGTGAAACAAGCTCTAGGAG GCGCGACGAAAGACTTGAACAAGATGATGGACAAGGGATCGGAGGAGGCGGATCCCAAGCAACTTGAGGCGGAGAAAGAACATCTGGAAGCGATGGAGGAGCAGGAGGCGGAGAGGAAAGAGAAACACCGGAAATTTGAGGAGAGCAGGGAGAGGGAAAGGCAGCGGATCAGGAATAAG TACGGACTCAAGCGCAAAGACGAGCTGGAAGCGGAGGAGAAGGCGAAGCGAGAGGAGGAGACAGAGGGCAGACTCACCCGCGATAAAAAGCCATCCATGGAACTCCAGgaggaagaagaagaggaaa GCATGCTGGGTCAGGCCGAGAAGACTTTCAACGAACTTCAACAGAAAGTTACCAACGCGACGGAGGGCTGCGTCATCTCTTGA